The Chromatiales bacterium genome segment CGGTTGTGCTTGTGTTACTGTAGAGGTTGTGGATGGTGCTGATATAGGCATAATGTCCTCCTCGTGTATTTAGTTGGTTTTTACTTCATACTATTTTATGATAAAAGTGGATGTAATTGCAAAATAATTTTATGCGTGCTAAGAGGCTATAGCGTGCTCAGGAAAGCCTTAGAAAATATAGAGACTAGCAGCCTTCTAGCTGTGATTTTGCGTTTGTTTACCTACCTATGTGATAGTCAGTATTGATGCAATTCTGGCTACTAACACCGAAAACACCTCTAAAACTATAGCGTTCAGGGGAATATTCTGATAATAGACATCTTAAATTAGTGCTTTTTTATGCTTGTGCTCTGGAATTGCCAGTTGTCATTTTCAGCAGCGTTCTGTCTTTTTTTATGAAATGATGGTACAGGGCAGCTGAAGCGTGCCCCAATATTAAAAGCCATACCAGCCATTTCCCCAGTATCTCTTTATGAATAAAGTCCACAGGTTCCTCGAACTCCGTGAATGTTATTCCCAAACCGTTAATAACTAGAAAATCAAATAACTGGGTACTTTCAAATTTTGGTATGTCAAACATGAGGAAAAATTCTGTATCAACTCCAGTACCTATATAACCTGTCACAGGCATGATTATCATTATGGCATACAAACTATAATGACCTGCATGTGCCGCCATATGTTGCAGTTTTGTACCTTTTTCTAAATCCGGTGCACGGTTGGTAATACGCCAGATAATCCGCAGTACTACAATAACGGCTATGGTAACCCCAATAGACAAGTGCATCTGCAGGGCAATCCAATTTTCACTGGTTTTCTCTTCTGTAAACCAGTGCCGATAATAAACACTGATATAAGATCCCAGAAATAACAGCGCTGTTAACCAATGAAACCACTTTGCTATTACACCATAATCGCTGGCAGTATTTTTGACTCTCATAACTATTTCCTCATAGGGTTGATAAGTACTTTTATGTATTGTTTATGTGTTGAGGATCCGATTTCAGCATCAGTTCAATTTGGGTCATAAGTGTTTGCTGGCTGAGTTCACCAGCTTTAACATAGCGGATGATGCCTTGTTTGTCTAATAGCACGCTATACGGCAGGCCGCCGGAGCGGTTGCCAAAGGCCGATGCTACTTTTAATGCGTCATCAAAGCCTATTAGCTGGGGGTATTGCACGGCGGGGATAGACTCTAAAAAATCAACAACCTTGTCTTTTTCGTCTATCGCAATGCCGATGACTTCAAAGCCGTGGCTACTATAAAATTCTCGCACTTCGTTAAATACCGGAATTTCTCTGCGACACGGTGGGCA includes the following:
- a CDS encoding cytochrome b, whose product is MRVKNTASDYGVIAKWFHWLTALLFLGSYISVYYRHWFTEEKTSENWIALQMHLSIGVTIAVIVVLRIIWRITNRAPDLEKGTKLQHMAAHAGHYSLYAIMIIMPVTGYIGTGVDTEFFLMFDIPKFESTQLFDFLVINGLGITFTEFEEPVDFIHKEILGKWLVWLLILGHASAALYHHFIKKDRTLLKMTTGNSRAQA
- a CDS encoding TlpA family protein disulfide reductase, whose product is MSIRNRLIVITAVLSAAIGAFTAFYIQHGLSSKNSAAEIAHPLIGTLRPDFSLYDLNDNSTSISIWDGRMVLINFWAAWCPPCRREIPVFNEVREFYSSHGFEVIGIAIDEKDKVVDFLESIPAVQYPQLIGFDDALKVASAFGNRSGGLPYSVLLDKQGIIRYVKAGELSQQTLMTQIELMLKSDPQHINNT